The DNA region CAACGTCTACCGCCAGTCCCTGGCCGGGCGCTACCCGCTGGACCGCAACAGCACGCGCGATGCCACCCTGGACGACTTCGGCGCCTTCTTCGGCGTCGGCGGGGTGATGGACAGCTACTTCCGCAAGTACCTGCAGCCCTACGTCGACACCTCCGCCACCACCTGGCGCTGGCAGCCGGGGGCGGCGGAGAAGCTCGGCATCGGCTCCGGCGTGCTGGGCACCTTCCAGCGTGCCGCGCAGATCCGCGACGCCTTCTTCCGCTCCGGCAACACCACGCCCATGGTGCGCTTCGAGCTGAAGGCGGTGGCCATGGACGCCGCCATCGACCAGTTCCAGCTCGACCTGGACGGCCAGCAGTTCAGCTACGACCACGGCCCCAGCCGGCCGGTGGCCATGCAGTGGCCGAGCCCCAACAGCCTGGGTGTGGTGCGCCTGACCATCTCGCCGCCGTCGTCCAGTGGCCGTTCGGGCATCACCATGGAAGGCCCCTGGGCCTGGTTCCGCCTGCTCGACCAGTCGGACCTCACCCAGGGCAACGCGCCGGACCGCTTCACCCTGCGCATGCGCGTGGACAACGCCAGCATCTCCAGCGAGCTGCGCGCCAGCAGTGCCTTCAACCCGTTCCGCAGCCGCGTGGTCACAGGCTTCGGCCTGCCGGAGCGCCTATGACGACGGCGGGCTTCTACGGCAAGCTCGCCAGCCGTGGCGACTTCATCCATCGCGGCCTGCCCCCGGCCTTCATCGAGGCCTGGGACCAGTGGCTGGCCGCCGGCATGGCGCAGAGCCAGGCCGAGCTGGGCGGCGCCTGGCTGGACGCCTACCTGGTGAGCCCGCTGTGGCGCTTCGCGATCGCCCCGAACCTCTTGGGGAGCGAAGCCGTGGCGGGCGTGGTGATGCCCAGCATCGACCGCGTCGGCCGTTATTTCCCGCTGACCATCGCGGTGCTGCTGGATGAGCGCAGCAACCTCGGCGCCGTGGTCGGTGGCGCCGATGACTGGTTCGATCGCGCCGAGGCGCTGTTGCTCTCCACCCTGGAGCCGGAGGCCGATTTCGACGCCTTCGAGGCCGGGGTGCAGGGACTGGGCTCGCCGCTGGTGAGCCCGCGCCACGACGCGCGTCTCAGCGAGGTCGGTGCATTGCGTTACGCGGTGCAGGGCAGCGAGTCGCGACAGGCGGTACTGGCGCAGATCGCCAGCGACGGCTGCAGTTTCTGGTGGGGGCGTGGTTCAGAGCGTGTCGCGGCCGAGCTGGTGAGATTCCAGGGCTTGCCGCCGACGCGGTTTTTCAGCCGCTTCCTGGTGGGCGAGGGCGCCGTCGAGCAGCCCGCCGGCATCGGGCAGATCGATTTCGGGAGCCTGTGATGCCACTGCCTCCGGTTGCGCAATACCGATCAGCCAGCCACAGCCACGTCGGCATGGTCCGCCAGGTCAACGAAGACGCCTGCCTCGACGCCGGCGACTACGGCCTCTGGGTGGTCGCC from Pseudomonas tohonis includes:
- the tagF gene encoding type VI secretion system-associated protein TagF; protein product: MTTAGFYGKLASRGDFIHRGLPPAFIEAWDQWLAAGMAQSQAELGGAWLDAYLVSPLWRFAIAPNLLGSEAVAGVVMPSIDRVGRYFPLTIAVLLDERSNLGAVVGGADDWFDRAEALLLSTLEPEADFDAFEAGVQGLGSPLVSPRHDARLSEVGALRYAVQGSESRQAVLAQIASDGCSFWWGRGSERVAAELVRFQGLPPTRFFSRFLVGEGAVEQPAGIGQIDFGSL